The Dendropsophus ebraccatus isolate aDenEbr1 chromosome 2, aDenEbr1.pat, whole genome shotgun sequence DNA segment ATTTTTTAGCATGATGTACCATTCAAGCTAAGCCCCTCTCTAGCTAACTTACACCACTCCCCCCACTAGGCCACACCCACTTGTCAAACAAGGCCAAAAGTATCTAAAACACATAATCAACATAGAGACGTCTGCCACATTTTCAGCAGTAAATCTGCTACAATGTGGCACagagcatccgtgccctaggcctgcagtgccTTTTTATTCTTGCTGCCCGCTCTACACGCCCAAGGGGcgtagataataaaaaaaaagggcagcAAGGGGTGAGTGGCGCTGCAGGCCAAGGGCATGGATGCTGTAGGACCTTCCTCAATGACACTGTACTGTCACATTAAAagagtgtttttaaaaaaaaattacgacaCCAGGTGATATTGGACCCTGGGACCAGACATGGATTGACTATGGCAACGCAATGATATCAGCCAGGAGACATTTTCTTCCCTtcattctctcccagctctgtgtcacttgACCTGGATGGCCATATAATGTAAGTTTATGAAGACGTCCTGCTCCATACATCGGGGAGAGCGCAGAATTGTGTGGTCGTCTCTCCGCTGGTTCTGCTTCTTATCGGGTGCgttctgaacattcagaccctgaATAATCAAAACTTGGACATGTCTCTTTGACTTGAAGAGATTAGTCCAACAGCATTTAATTATGCTTTCTTCACATCAACAGTACATCCATATGTGATCAGATTCCACACTTTGTTTTATATCAATAAGTACTGCAAACGCATTGATATAAAACAAAGTGTGGAATCTGATCACACACGGATGCTGTAGGACTACTCTCTTCTAGTTTGTTTGCCCATATAGGGGAGCATGGGCTATCTGCACATGTCAGTAACTCTACattttgtataggtgtatagtttTGTCATTATTTGTCTTTAGTTCTATTTCACTTACCTGGCACTGCTGGTGGGTTTATTTCAAGTTCAGATGTTGAGAAGTCATGTAATGATAGTGATCTTGCAGCATCTCCAGGAGGTCCAGGTGGTCCTCTAGGTCCTGGCAATCCTGGTAATCCAGGTATACCTGGTGGACCAGGTGCCCCCCTAATACCAGGAATACCAGGCTCACCGATGATTCCTTTAATCCCCTGTGGGCCTGTAGGGCCAGGGGGCCCTGGTGGTCCATTTGTTCCAGGTGGTCCTGGTAAGCCTGGATCGCCTTTAGGTCCTGGGTCACCACTTTTTCCTGGGGAACCCCTTTGCCCTTTATTTCCTTGTGGGCCCTTTGAACCTCTTGATCCCTTTTCTCCTGGAGGGCCAATCGGTCCAGGGAGACCCTTTTCGCCGGATGGTCCAGGCAACCCTGGTTCTCCTTTATCCCCAGTCTGTCCCTTTGGTCCAAGAGGTCCCATGGGACCGGGTGGTCCTCTCTCACCTTTTGGTCCTCTAGGACCTGGTGGTCCTATGACAAAAATAAAACAAGAATTAGCCACTCATTATCTAGAAATATATACATAAAGGAGAAGAAAAACAACCatagctagaaaaaaaaaaaaacgttggatAAGTACATTTTTATGGTGGgatcccctttaatattttacagGGCTTACTTTGTTGCTCTTAATGGCCAATGTCCTATAAATTGGGGTGAACAGCAATGCAAAAAGTTGAACTGTCTTTCAAATAGTAACAGTGATAACAGCACTCAAATGCACATACATTAAAGACACTAAAATATTTTAGACCGACCAAAAGAAATCATGCAAAGGTCTCATTCTCCAGTTATTAAGAAGTACATGTATATTCAtagtggtccctcaagttacaatattaatggATTCCACGATGCTCATATGTTGAAACTATTATgtcttgagaccaaaactctatggaaaactggtaatttgtTTTAAAGCTACCATAAAGTCATCTCAAATGATAAATTAAATTTAAAGGAAATAAAGCAAATAACTactatggataaagcaagtccttacatacaagagtcagaaagagctactggagaTTGTAAATCCCATTCTACCAGAGcacttttagggtcctgtatagctCACAcagtgaaaaataaaatgaagccgtccTCACATGGTGCCCAAAGGAGCTGCTCATCTCGGCacaagagcagtacaggacatgtagtatcacactgtactgaggGGGGTACTACCAGACAGCCAATGACAGCATGCACTttagtaatactggggttttaccagtaaaatggctacTTTTATTGGTTgttcatctagttatttacatgtgccgcagatccttatgttgagtctggtctcaagttacaatggtccagaagagaatattgtaacctgaggccattgtaagttaaggGATCACTGTACTTTTACAATTCCTGCtagtaataaagaaaaaaaaactcagcaGCAATTGAGAATACTTCCATGTTTCTCAGAAAAAATGACCTACCCTTAAAATAAGACCTACCTTCTTTTTGCAGgttttttggagtaggcttgaaatatatgCCCTACTCCAAAAGTAAGCCAGAGTtgaagtcagctgaccagatgtCTGACACcgggtgctgagcatcagccaatcggtGCCAGACTTCTTATGCTCTGCCTACACCTGCTCAACGCAATTTGCAGAGGAGGCATGTGGGGTAAGATGATGGACAGTAGGGGACGTTGGATATGGGGGGGCAATGGGTACATGGgtcaactacagaggagggataaagtatgggaaatacctgcagaggggagatgtatacagtatgggggaacaactacagtggggggagaggggtatacagtattgggggggggctttACTGCAGCGGGGAGGGGTTTTTTTAATGGATAAATGTCAAATGACAAGCTTTCACGATTTTTAACTAGGTCTCTTCATCAGGCCTCTAACTAGGTCTCTTCCTACTGGAACAGTGCAGTAGACATGTGATGTAAAGCATATGCATCAGTATGAAGAGAGGAGTAGACTGCTGTAGCAGCAAATAAAGGTACGCCTGAAGAAGAGATATGTGTAGTCTTGAAAGCTTCCTGTGTCTTCTTTTTAGTTAGTCATTAAAAAGTGCTGAACGAGGGGACTGAACAATGTCACTCGTAGTCTTTTCTAAAGCCATATGGGTTATCACTAATGAATGAGCTTTACAGAATCTAACAATCAGCTCTCATTTGGCTGCAAAATATATGTCATTAAAATGTGAccagtaaataaaaaaagtcaaaaatacCAAACTTTGTAAATAGTTTTCAATTCTGATTTACTTATCTATAGTATTTTTCTAGAAATGCTGTGTTCAAACTTATGTTATGCTTTCTACTTAAAACCAGTTTACGTAGCTAGATCCACCACAGGTGAGGTACTACCGATGCTTGATGGACCACAGTGTATTCCAGTAGGATCTGTTCAGTTCCACCAAGGTTGTATTAGTTTTTCcagaaaaggttaaaggggttgtccggtaaTCAGAAggtggctgaagccttctgctctctGTCACTCACTTTTTTAGATCCCAAGTCTCATAAGTAAGCCTTCCGAGACGTGGTTCAAATAGCTGTGCCGTATCTCCAATATTGtggacactgtgcagctattggacatcgtgTGCGGGTGCTTGACTTAGCCTCACCCcttcatctcagaagggagggggagaaaaagGTTTCAGCACCAACaagcagaaggctttagctgtcttccgctcactggacaacctctttaaacgggaacctgtcaccatgaaaatgctacctaagctatcggtatcatgttatagagcagaagtagGGGAGTGAattaatatatatctttattgaaaaagattcagtataacttgtaatctgCTCAGTTCATCTTGCTCTATAACATAGTGGGGatggattagatagcattgtcttggtgacaggttccctttaagtgaatttCCGAATAAGAACTTCTAGGACATATACATAAGCATTGtacttccatagacttcaatagatcGAGTCATAGACAACAAACCTTCCACTTCTCTCATACGCAGCTCCTAAAGTCACTTTAAATTTTATATTTCCAATGAGGTGGGATGCTGACCTACCAGATATATACGGCGTATCCTGTAAATATGCTATAAATATCTGtattttggagtacccctttaagtcaatatgAAAATATGAAAAGGCTGTGACTTACATTTCTATTTATCTCAATGTGTATTTAGAAACTAATGGCCCCCAGTTATACATCTAAACACATGGTAGTATTTAAAAGGCTTCATTTTTAGATGGGCGTTTGGAAGAGTTGAACCATAGTTCACAGTCACTCCTCTACCAGCTGCTTCTCAATATTTTTACTGCATTGCATAACTAAATAAAAGCCTCAAGCACTCTATAAAGTTATCAAGGTTATGGTCGCTTTTTACGTGTGATAGTAAGAAACTGTTTCAACATTCTTTTTTATAACCGAAAGCCAATAATCATAAAATTATAGCAGTTAAACTAGGAACATTTGTCTAAATAAAAGTGAATATGGACCTACCTTGCAATATGGTAAAATTCTTTATTAGTTGTCCATGCTTTGAATCGACCACCTTCATTTCTTCCATGATTATTGATAAATTGGCTACTTCGTTGTCTAGTCTCTGTCTCATTATATCCTGTTGAGTCCTGAGAGAAGAGGTGTCTAGCTGAATACTGGAGATAGAGTTATTCAGCTGAATTAAATCTTCGGTGTGTTTACCCAGCGTATCAGTGCATGTTGTTCTTACATCGTTGAGGTTACTAGTCAGCGTCCTTAGATGGTGAGCAGTGTAACTAATATTGGTAATAATCCCTACTATATCTTCCTCAAATTTCTGGAACCGTTCTTCCAAATAGTTGAATTTGACATTTGTCCTATTCTCGTATTCTTTATGATAATCCTGGAGATCCTTTAGGTTTTGCTCGTTGGCTTGTGCGGTCATAGTAATGTTCTCAATCTGAATGCCAAGATTGTTGAGCTGGTTGCTCATTTCTTCTACAGTCTCATTGTTGGCCTTGACTAGAACCGAGTTATTTGTGGCAATGTTTTGTAGGTTCTGGACTCTTTCTTTCAACCAGTCTGTATCCTTCCGAGTTTGAAGAACAGCTTGTTGAAGGCTTTGGAAATCATTCTTGATCCGTTGAATAGCTTGGCTGGTATCATCCACAGACCTCTGCAAGGTGCTTATTACTGTCCTTTGCTGGGTCTGTGTCAAGTTTAGGTTACTTATACTCATGGTGAGTATGTTGCTTGACTGCATTTGGCTTTGGAGATTTGTCTGCAGACTGCTGGTGTCCTGCTGTAAACTGGAAACATAACTGTTATATACCTGTAAAGTCTGGTTGACTCCATTGATCATCAGAGAGTTATTGTCTAAGGCGCTCTTCATTTGGCTTTGTTTTGCATCTAGAAGGCCACCAGCTTCTTGTAGTTTCTCTAGGGTGTCTTTGTTTCTGCTACTTTTTTCTGTGATCTCGCGTAGTTGTTGACGAATGGCTAAGATATCCGACCTCACGCTGGAGAGTTCTGTGTTAGTATTGACTGACTTTTCTCCAGCTTGATCATCTGCAAAATATATACCATATGGTAGGAAGGGATGTCAAATTGGCAATGTGATCATATATTTATCTGCCCTACCTTAAACTGAGGTTTTTGTTTCAGTGACTCATTCTGAAACGTGTTCCAATCACCCTGATGAAAAGCTAAAAAATATCCTCTAGAGACATATTGCACAATCAGAAAAATCTATGCATGTAAATGGAAAATCAGGAGAAATTGGCAGAGGCAGGTTTTTGTTACATAACAGAATGTGCAGGCACTTAAAGTTGCTGCTCGTCTTGTCTTTATCATTTGTGTTTAAGAATCAATCAGGAAAGTAGAAAAATAGGTAAAAACAAAGCTATATCCACTATTAGCCCAAGAAGCTAATCTAGAGGGGGATCACGAATGATTACTGAGCCAGACActgaaatagatttttttttttactaatctgtttctgatcttttttcttttttttttaagtatattatggaggcagccatcttgcctaagctgctTTTAACAGCCTTTGTCCATTTAGCCCCATGGACAAAGACACAACAGATTGGAGGGGTCCCTATTAATGTCAATAGGAGAAACTTCTATTTTAAACATAAAACACCAAAATGGTTAAATACTTAATTAACAGATGGTTGTattaatacataatacataactACCACCCATGATTAtgttatggctgtatctatgcttTCCAGgtagtcctcaggctgcatccacatCTCCAGGCAGCAGAATTCACAtgcagatcgttcgggtttgtctgaacctgaactttcggcaagtttgctcatctctagtcattaggtTAGAAAGGGGTATATATCTGATAGGAAATCGATTAAGAAGTTTGAAACAATTTGTAGAAGATGGTTGGTTATGGCTGGTTTTTGCAACTTTGTAAAAAACTTATTTTCAATGCGTTTCTACATTAATCAGATATCACCCCTTCTTCACCATGTCATGTTGTTCCTAGTGAATCGTTGTATACGGCTGCTGTGAAACAtggatgttttatttttttttttatttccactcCAGTTTTTGAGCTAAAGCCAGAAGTCAATCCAGCAGGAAGAATAAGTAAACATCCTTCCTTTATACTTCCCATTCCTCTTGAATCCACTTTTAGTTTTGGCTCAAAAGCTGCAGGGTGTGATGGCGGCCTACGACAGTCATACGAGTAACACTCAGCTATTTCGGTTTCTATGAATTATATGTCTCATTATTACATCTACTGTATCACTGTATGATAGCTAACTAGGTGGTTCAGTCTATGACACCATGGACATCCGTTTATCTTTTCACTTTGTTGTGTTGTAGTTGTGCTGCTCATTGTTACCACCGAATAGATAGTGATTGTGACTGATACAATATAGGCAATAATAAAATTAGATCTTACCTAGTTTCTTCAAGTTCTGCTCCACCTCAGAGATCTTATTATTGTAACCTCTATGTGATTTTTCTATGTCATCTGAAACTCCATCCATTCTTTCTacaactgttaaaaaataaaaaagtgtatgTTATTGGCTCTTTGTACAGTTACTGTCAGGGGTCATATATCCTTTCTGTATAATCACATCCTTTATTCTGAgagtaaaaaatttaaaggggaactttcaacagggtagacaaatctaacctgctgatagccccttatagcgcctgggacgctgaggaagaaggtatgtgtgttaccttcctccttggcactggTCCTACACTGTTAGTCAGAGTAATCTTCGCTCCAGtgaactgttaggagcactgccatgtCATCCGACCgatccattgattattattagagggAGCCGGCCAATGACACAGCAGTGCTCCTTACAATGCACCAGAGCAAAGATTGCTctgactaacagcgcaggactggctccaaggaggaaggtaagagacatacattcctcctcagcatcccgggcgctataagggctatcagcaggttaaatttgtctagcctgctgatattTTCCTTTTAAGCTCttcatatactttatacttttgttggctgTACACACCGATCGCGGCAGGTTCGtacatcagtataaggtgtatgttgCTCTTTCCACAGATCACAGATAGCGCATGTCGATGATGATAGGGGTAGAGAGTACAAACCTCCACTCCCTATAGGGGACACAGGAACACTCGGCCGTGctaaacgttcctgtgtatggggaggacaggagattaTTGATGACAGTTATTGATAGTAAATTGCCACCTTTAGACTAAACACCTTAATATCTTAATAGCAGAGATAAGTGAGCTTTGGTTTCTCTAACAAATGCTGGAGGTGTAATGATTGCCCTTTTATAAGACTCTGTGAAGTCAGAATAGTCTATTTATAATGTGCTTGCTTGGGGATGCTTACATCATTACAATGGTATTATGTACTATGAAAACATATTATAATACTATGGAATTATATTATACAACAAACTCTTTCTACCTTTGAAATATGGTCAAATAAGATACTGTAGATACCATGCTTAAAATACTAATCTAAAAGCTTTTAGCCATGTTCTGattaaagaagtccggtgaaaaattttattaaagtactgtattgccccccaaaagttatacaactcccaatatacacttattatgggaaattcacataaagtgacttttttccctgcacttattactgcatcaaggcttcactttctggacaacattgtgatgtcacgacctgactcccagagctgtgcgggctgtggctgctggagaagatgatggcagggggacactgagggacacagggcactggaggacacagagcatctctctgccatcatcctctccagcagccacagccgcacagctctgggagtcgggtcgtgacatcaccatgttatccaggaagtgaagccttgatgcagtagtaagtgcagggaaaaaagcactttataagcatttcctgtaataagtgtatattggtgatttgtataacttttggggggcaatacaatacattaataaaaaattttcgctggacttctcctttaacaagaaACATATtccaacttttatttttccagagaAGGTTTGAAAATGAAATCAATAATGTGGTTCAGTGCTTtgggcacatactgtatatctttttCACACATCATGGCTACTAATATTGTTTCTACTACGATGTGCATCACTGACTCCAACACAGATTAATGGAAGGTGTAAAATTGTAGTGTGCCTAGCAAGCTCCAGAAGCAGGCACCGGCTATAAGCTTTGTAACAACAGAATTATAGTATTCTTTATAGCAAGCCTATTGGTAGGTAAATGAGGCCCTGTTTGAGGGTATCACTTAACTaggtgcagtgttcacacatacattcatattgcattttcattgcactgctgcatcatttcattgccgtaattaataatttaattgcattaattaattatttaattgtCGTCCAGCCGTCCTTCGTTGAGTTAATGTGATAAAACTCAAATGTGTAGGAACATACCCTGTGTGAAGCGATATGAGGTAATGTGTGGCAGATATTATGCCTGAAAAtccattacagtggtaccttggtttaagagctcacagtttttcacaattctgacttggtttaagagcattgctttggtttaaccccttccctcctgggcatattttcgtttatgcgtttttgttttttcctccttgggtttaaaaggccatagcactcgcattttttcacctacagacccacatgagcccttattttttgtgcaactaattgttctttgcaatggtagacttatcttttgcataaaatatattgcgaaaccaaaataaaattatatgcacagtgaaattgaaaataaaactcaatattttttatttagggtGGTTTTCTGTTTATGCcatgcgccatatggtaaaactgacttgttttgcatgttcctcaagttgttatggttacaacgatatgtaacttatataacttttataa contains these protein-coding regions:
- the COLEC12 gene encoding collectin-12 — encoded protein: MKDDFAEEDEVQSFGYKRFGIQEGTQCTKCKNNWALKFSIILLYILCALLTITVSILGYKVVERMDGVSDDIEKSHRGYNNKISEVEQNLKKLDDQAGEKSVNTNTELSSVRSDILAIRQQLREITEKSSRNKDTLEKLQEAGGLLDAKQSQMKSALDNNSLMINGVNQTLQVYNSYVSSLQQDTSSLQTNLQSQMQSSNILTMSISNLNLTQTQQRTVISTLQRSVDDTSQAIQRIKNDFQSLQQAVLQTRKDTDWLKERVQNLQNIATNNSVLVKANNETVEEMSNQLNNLGIQIENITMTAQANEQNLKDLQDYHKEYENRTNVKFNYLEERFQKFEEDIVGIITNISYTAHHLRTLTSNLNDVRTTCTDTLGKHTEDLIQLNNSISSIQLDTSSLRTQQDIMRQRLDNEVANLSIIMEEMKVVDSKHGQLIKNFTILQGPPGPRGPKGERGPPGPMGPLGPKGQTGDKGEPGLPGPSGEKGLPGPIGPPGEKGSRGSKGPQGNKGQRGSPGKSGDPGPKGDPGLPGPPGTNGPPGPPGPTGPQGIKGIIGEPGIPGIRGAPGPPGIPGLPGLPGPRGPPGPPGDAARSLSLHDFSTSELEINPPAVPGCPYEWRNFTDKCYYFSSGKDIFDDAKLFCEEKGAKLVIIESKEEQQFIKKQTSARGNFWIGLTDKEEENVWKWLDGTIPTFTNWKAGQPDNWTPEMGPGEDCAGLIYSGLWNDFHCEDFNNFICEKDIDKGQASDVS